Sequence from the Zeugodacus cucurbitae isolate PBARC_wt_2022May chromosome 2, idZeuCucr1.2, whole genome shotgun sequence genome:
TTTCAGCTGTAGTTTAATTGTAAAattggatatatatatttacatatgcattaatagaaaaataatcaCATTCACGCAGAAGAAACGACGATTTAAATATAAGAAGCAGATGCCACGTTTAAgtttgttgaaaattataatcAGTTGTTATTTTGTTCAATTAGAATAAAATCTTTCCTACTACATTTAGCGCTTATGTCTTTTTCTATATAACCACTTATACTGTCTCTATAGCAATATTAGTACATTATACTTGGTAAAATGTGCTGCTTGTGTACCAAAAGGAATAAATCACAGAATTACTTTTGCATTATTACACTTCGTGTTTTCGCATGATACCGCTATAATCGAGTGAAAAACAAAGGAAATATTAATTAGTTAGTCCTCTACAAGATACCTCAATAACAGACCTAACATTagcgttttgttattttactacAGTTTGGTTTGCTTGGTTTAATTGGTTTTTGTGATAGCAGTTCAAGCATGTTGAAAATGTTAATAtgcaacgcctaaaagtatatttCGCTTTCTCTTTATTTGCTTGCttgttgtgtgtgtgcacaGTGCTATGGCTTACAGTGCTGCCACAAAATATTCCAAACGATATAATCTTTGAATCTACTGTCATGTTGCTAAATGGCAGCACAAAATAAttcttgaaaattacaaaaatatagaaCGTCAATTCTTTGAGATATACAAAACCGTTGACAGTAATGCATATGTTGAAGCCAACTGATTCTATTCTTGACATAGTGAAGGCATTATTCTTGTAtttaaactttgcacaaatactgattTTTGTGTGTGATATCGTGCGCctaaattggactataacttttcaaggtcccagatatcgaacacaaggaccttagtgcttttgataattttttaccgaatataccggtaagtctctcagatattttgaagaaattcaaaggagatgtgtttAATCAAGTCAATACTTCTTATAGCCCCCATATACAACtgtattagaaataaatgaaaatattaatcttAAAAACTTctagtcatttattttttttatgcaaGAACATACGCCTAAATATTGGTAATTCAAATTCTGAAACAAAGGGACGAAATGGGGCTTCTTCGTGGCCACGGTTGAGGACAGTTTGTGAGTTTCCGAATTTATACACAAAAAACTAAATACTATTTAAGTCTTATAATAAGAAAAGAGTTGAAAGCAGGTAATAGTTTTCGCCAGGAACCCAAGAAAAGTGCTGTTACTAGAACCGCGGCAAATTGCTGAAGAGCACCTGTATTGGTCAGTCAAAACATGGCGCAAGATATGGTAGTACGACGAAACCaacattgttttgttttgttctcgAGAACATCAATAGTATgttggaaggccagaaaaagctTTATGTTATCCTAGATTTGGAGGTGCTAAAATCAACGTATTGGAGTGCTTCTCTTGTTAGGGTATAGGTCGGTTATATTCCTCTTTTATTAGGTGGAATAAATTTCTGGTTATAGCACTGCTATTATTTCGAACACAGTTGAGATTTTGAATCCTGAAAAACCGACACAGGAttagtaatcagcgaccccgaaaactccCTAATAACGAGATTCAAGCAAATCCaaattatgtcaaaaccctgattTGATGAGGTTGAATTCAcctcggattcagcgacccctaAAATATAAGGCACACATAGTGAGACCCCCTGgtcataacaaattttttttttgtgtacctGTATTATTATTGTTCCTTTGTTTGCTTCAAGTAAATAGTTCGAGGGTTTGATTTTGTGGCTCAATAAGCGATctcaatttgttattttttcataataaatacttttttgataaatttattaaacgttcaataatttattacaaactAGATTAAAACTTAGATTGATTTAAATACTTCCCACTCCACTTCACTGCAGCTCATTTGGTGACTCCAAATTCAGTTTTCGCGCATAACCCCCATAACCGCTTCCGCTGTGTCCACCTGCCATATGACCGTGTCCGCCCCCGTGTCCTTCATCATAGGAGTGCGAATGACTTGAAGTGTATACGGGTTTTGAAACAATTTCGTATGTAGTCGACTTACCACCGCCGGAGGCCAAACTCTTCAAACCCAATACGCTGGATAGTGTTAAGGCCATTAGCGCCGTCATGAGTGCTTTGCCAGCCATCAATGCAACAGCGCCCATACCAATGGCCATAAGAGTGCCTAAGTTAAAAATAGGTGTTTTAAATAAGAAGTTCTAACTTGAAAGGAAATAGTGCTAACCCTTCATCATAAGACCAGCGGCGATGAGAGCCTCCATGCCACCCTTTTTGCCAAATTTGCCTTTACGCCCTGTCTCCGCAGCTGAACGCGCTTCCGTCATAGTTTCACTATCGATCAATTTGAAGCGCAGGAAATGTGTTTGCAGAAAACTACTCAATTTGTTCACAATGTATCCATTGAGTCTTGAGTTGGGGTCATTCGGGTAGCTTCGTGCCACTTCTATTGTAAAAGAATGAGaggaaatacaaatacaaattatacatCTGAAACTTGGAACTTTCATAACAGAATGGTTATACTGTTATATATTAGCTTTCCACAGATACTTCGGTAGATCTTGGCAATTAAACGTTCTTTTCTTTACATCGAagacatatattcatatatatttttactgtaaAAAGTGCAGGTcaattttccacaattttttacTCCCCTAGTTACATGAAACTTCTCACCCACCTGCCATTAAATCGTTGCTCTTCACTTTCGTGGCATTGACATTCCGCACTATACTAACGCCAGGCACCAGACTCAGTTCGTCCTTGTCCATCAAACGCTCcataattttcacaaattcaattttcaaacACATCCAACTCAGCTGTGTTCTGCACTCTTCGAAAGCACGTCTCATGACGTCACGTTTCTTATTGCCATTGATATTGTTTGTTCCGTTGGTCTCGGTGGGCGTTGGGTTCGATGCGGGTGGCGCTTTAAGACTGTTCTCGCTGGGCGCATCTTCGGAAGTGCGCACTGTGGCGGCATCGGCGAATCTTAGTAGTAGAATGAAGaatgccaaataaaataagtattccaTTGTCCTTTGTGGCAGCATTGCGAGGATGTGTTTAAGTATGTGTTGGTGCGGGTTTATATCCTTTTGATTTGACTGAGAAGGACTGGCGAGGCGAATGCTGCTGGGAGTTGTATGCCACACTATCACTCAATACCGACTGTTGATCGACATTAGAGTGATCTGAATTTTATACGATAATAAAGCAATGCAGAAGTTGCGGCGAAAAGTTGTAAACGGAATTGGGCAGAAAAAATGCTGCggtaaaacaataataattgtaGCGGTAATAAACTTGAAGATAGCGACGGCAGCAGCGTTGTTTCCCTTTCACTGTGGCAGCATAGCGGAACTGCAGCAAAAGAAAGGAACTCGAGAGACCAAGCTGTGGCCCAGTGGAAAACAGCTTAATAGGCTCTGAGAGAGAGGTGAGAGGGAAGCAAACTGAAGCTGTTTTCGTTATAGCAACCTAATTaggttcaaataaaaattttattttattttcttcacataat
This genomic interval carries:
- the LOC105212404 gene encoding uncharacterized protein LOC105212404 codes for the protein MLPQRTMEYLFYLAFFILLLRFADAATVRTSEDAPSENSLKAPPKRDVMRRAFEECRTQLSWMCLKIEFVKIMERLMDKDELSLVPGVSIVRNVNATKVKSNDLMAEVARSYPNDPNSRLNGYIVNKLSSFLQTHFLRFKLIDSETMTEARSAAETGRKGKFGKKGGMEALIAAGLMMKGTLMAIGMGAVALMAGKALMTALMALTLSSVLGLKSLASGGGKSTTYEIVSKPVYTSSHSHSYDEGHGGGHGHMAGGHSGSGYGGYARKLNLESPNELQ